Proteins from a genomic interval of Equus quagga isolate Etosha38 chromosome 13, UCLA_HA_Equagga_1.0, whole genome shotgun sequence:
- the FAAP24 gene encoding Fanconi anemia core complex-associated protein 24: MEGKPADGRGPVHVPFGHIVANEKWRGSQLAQEMQGKIKLVFEADLTPVDFYLSSRSCILYVTEADLVAGNGYRKRLVRVRNSSNLQGIVVVEKTQMSEQYFPAVQKFTVLDLGMVLLPVASQTEASCLLVQLVQEQAKEPSKNPFLRKKRPLISELSLLRTVQQIPGVGKTKAVLLLQKFPSIQQLSNASVPDLEPVVGPAVAQHVHGFFTQSS; encoded by the exons ATGGAAGGGAAGCCCGCTGATGGCAGAGGCCCCGTGCACGTGCCTTTTGGGCACATTGTGGCCAACGAGAAGTGGCGCGGGTCGCAGCTGGCGCAGGAGATGCAAG GGAAAATTAAACTCGTTTTTGAGGCTGACCTGACACCTGTAGATTTTTACTTGTCCAGCAGATCCTGCATTCTTTATGTCACGGAAGCTGACTTGGTGGCAGGAAACGGCTACAGAAAGAGGCTTGTTCGGGTTAGAAAT tccAGTAATCTTCAAGGGATTGTAGTAGTTGAAAAAACGCAGATGAGTGAACAGTATTTCCCCGCCGTGCAGAAGTTCACTGTGCTGGATCTCGGGATGGTGTTGCTTCCAGTGGCCAGCCAGACCGAAGCATCCTGCCTCCTTGTCCAGTTA GTTCAAGAGCAAGCCAAAGAGCCCAGTAAGAACCCTTTTCTCAGGAAGAAGCGGCCTCTGATCTCAGAGTTGTCCCTCCTTCGAACTGTGCAACAGATCCCAGGAGTTGGGAAAACGAAAGCTGTCCTTCTGCTCCAGAAGTTCCCAAGTATCCAGCAGCTGAGTAACGCTTCCGTCCCAGACCTGGAGCCCGTGGTGGGGCCGGCGGTGGCACAGCACGTCCACGGCTTCTTCACGCAGTCCAGCTGA